In the genome of Telluria mixta, the window TTCGCGCAGGAATTCCGCGAACACGCGGTCCTTGTATTCGGCGGCGAAGTTGACCGCCTCGATGTCCACGCCGACGACGTCGGCCACGCTGGCCGCGTCGATCCAGTCCTGGCGCGTGGAACAGTATTCGGAATCGTCGTCGTCTTCCCAGTTCTTCATGAACAGGCCGATGACTTCATAGCCTTGTTCCTTCAACATCCAGGCCGCGACCGAGGAGTCGACGCCGCCCGACATCCCGATCACGACTTTCTTTTTGCTCATTTCAGGTTACGTCCGGTTTGATGGTGAGTCCGCCGTCGAAGACCGAGTGGTCCGTGTACAGCAGTTCGAGCGGGGTACGCTTGCCCGCCAGGTAATCGTCCACGCACCGCAGCACGATGGGGCTGCGGTGGCGCTCCTGGCACGCGGCCAGTTCGTCGCGCGTGAGCCACAAGGTGCGCAGGATGCCGTGGTCCAGCGCCTGGTCGTACTGCCTGCCGGCCTTGCCGCAGAACGTGAAGCGCAAATACGTCACATCGTGCCCGCGCGACTTCGAGTGGTAGCGCGACAGATACATGCCGACGAGGGCTTCCGGGATGAACTCGTGCGCCGTCTCTTCCATCGCCTCGCGGATCACCGCCTGTTCGAGCGATTCGTGCGGGTCGAGGTGGCCGGCGGGCTGGTTCAAACGGATGCCGTCGCTGGTTTCTTCTTCGATCAACAGAAAGCGGCCATCGCGCTCGATGATCGCGGCGACGGTGACTGACGGTCTGAAGGTATGGGTCATGCGCGTCCTTGTAGTGAGCCGACATTCTACCTTGATGGAACGTGCGTTGCTCGGGCGCACGCTGCGGTGCAACAGTTTCGGACAAGTTTGAATATTGATTTGAAACAAAAAGCTTGTAAGTTCGTCTAGGTTCTGGCGGGCTATGCCATGAGAATTGCCGATCTGTTTACGAAAAACCACTTATCTGTATTGATCGGGGCATTACATGCTAGATTGTGGACAGTTTATCAATTTTACGGAGGCATCATGAGAATTGGTGTGCCGGCCGAAACGAGGCCGGGCGAGACGCGCGTCGCAGCAACTCCCGAAACCGTCAAGAAGCTGGCGGCCCAGCATGAAGTGATCGTGCAGTCCGGGGCCGGCGTGCATGCTTCCGTGATTGATGACGCCTACGTTGCCGCCGGCGCCCGCATCGGGACCGCGGCGGAAGCGCTCGGGGCCGACCTCGTCCTGAAAGTACGTAGTCCGAACGCGGAAGAGCGTGCGCTGATGACGCCGGGCGCCGCCCTCGTCGGCATGCTGAACCCGTTCGATACCGACAACCTGGCCGCACTGGCCCAGCAGCGCATCACGTCGTTCGCGCTGGAAGCGGCGCCGCGCATCACGCGCGCGCAATCGATGGACGTGCTGTCGTCGCAGGCCAACATCGCGGGTTACAAAGCCGTGATCACGGCCGCGAACGCATACGGGCGCTTCATGCCGATGCTGATGACGGCTGCCGGTACCGTGAAAGCGGCGCGCGTGCTGATCATGGGCGTCGGCGTGGCCGGCCTGCAGGCCATCGCGACAGCCAAGCGCCTGGGCGCCGTCATCGAGGCGTCCGACGTGCGTCCGCCCGTGAAGGAGCAGGTGGAATCGCTGGGCGCCAAGTTCATCGACGTCCCGTTCCTCACGGACGAGGAACGCGAGATCGCCAAAGGCGTTGGCGGCTATGCGCGTCCGATGCCGGCCGACTGGATGCGGCGCCAGGCGGAGCTCGTGCACGAGCGCGCGAAGCTGGCGGACATCGTCATCACGACCGCGCTGATCCCGGGCCGCAAGGCGCCGGTGCTGATCTCGGAAGAGACGGTACGCGCGATGAAACCGGGCTCCGTGATTGTCGACATGGCCATCGAGCAGGGCGGCAACTGCCCGCTGACGGAACTGGATAAAACGGTCGTCAAGCACGGCGTGACGATCATCGGCGAGCCGAACCTGCCGGCGCTGGTGGCGGCCGACGCCTCGGCCCTGTATGCCCGCAACGTGCTGGACTTTCTGAAACTCGTGATCGACAAGGACGGGAAGCTCGTCATCGACCGCGAGGACGAGATCGTGCGCGCGGTGCTCGTCGCCATCGACGGCGACGTGCTGCGCAAAGCGGCGTAAATCAAGGAGACGCGTCATGGAAATCAGCCATACCATCATCAACCTGATCATTTTCGTGCTGGCGATCTACGTCGGCTACCACGTCGTGTGGACCGTCACGCCCGCGCTGCACACGCCGCTGATGGCGGTGACGAACGCCGTCTCCGCCATCATCATCGTCGGCGCCATGCTGGCGGCCGGCCTGACGGAAGGCCTGACCGGCCAGATCGCCGGCACCATCGCCGTCGCGCTGGCCGCCGTGAATGTGTTCGGCGGCTTCCTCGTCACCCAGCGCATGCTGGAGATGTTCAAGAAGAAGGAACCGAAGGCGAAGCCGATGCCGAACGCCAAGGATGCCGCCGACGCCGTCCATGCCAAGGAGGCCGCATGAACATGATCAGCATGAACGTCGTGACGCTGCTGTACCTCGTGGCGTCCGTGTGCTTCATCCAGGCGCTGAAGGGCCTGTCCTCGCCGTCGACCGCGCGCATGGGCAACGCGTTCGGCATGACGGGCATGGGCATCGCCGTCATCACCACCATCGCCCTGATGTTCAAGCTGAAGGAGCAGATGCAGACGGGCGGCATGGGTTTTGGACTCGTGCTGCTGGGTGTCGTCGTCGGCGGCGCCATCGGCGCCATCGCGGCGAAGCGCGTCGAGATGACCAAGATGCCGGAACTGGTCGCCGCCATGCACTCGCTGATCGGCCTCGCGGCCGTGTGCATCGCCATCGCGGCCGTGTCCGAGCCGTGGGCTTTCAATATTGCCGCCCGCGGCGAAGGGCTCCCGTTCGGCAACCGGCTGGAACTGTTCATCGGCACGTTCGTCGGCGCTGTCACGTTCTCCGGTTCCGTGATCGCGTTCGGCAAGCTGGCCGGCAAATATAAATTCCGGCTGTTCCAGGGCGCGCCCGTGCGCTACCCGGGCCAGCACATGATCAACCTGATCGTCGCCCTCGCCATCGTCGGCCTGGGTCTCGTGTTCTGTTTTTCGGACGGCGCCGCGCCGGCATGGACGCCGTACATCGTGATGGCCGTGCTGTCATTCGTGCTGGGCGTCCTGATCATCATCCCCATCGGCGGCGCGGACATGCCCGTCGTGGTGTCGATGCTGAACTCGTACTCGGGCTGGGCCGCGGCCGGCATCGGCTTCTCGCTGAACAATTCGATGCTGATCATCGCGGGTTCGCTCGTGGGCTCATCCGGCGCGATCCTGTCGTACATCATGTGCAAGGCGATGAACCGTTCGTTCTTCAACGTGATCCTCGGCGGCTTCGGCGGCGAGGCGGCAGCGGCAGATACGGGCGGCGCGAAGGAACAGCGCCCCGTGAAATCGGGCTCGCCGGAAGATGCGGCGTTCATCCTGCAGAACGCGGAATCCGTGATCATCGTGCCGGGCTACGGCCTCGCGGTAGCGCGCGCGCAGCACACGGTGAAGGAGCTGGTCGACAAGCTGACGGAACACGGCGTGCAGGTGCGCTACGCGATCCACCCGGTGGCGGGCCGCATGCCGGGCCACATGAACGTGCTGCTGGCGGAAGCGGAAGTCCCGTATGACCAGGTGGCGGAGATGGAAGACATCAACGGCGAATTCGGCCAGACGGACGTCGTGCTCGTGCTGGGCGCGAACGACGTCGTGAACCCGGCCGCGAAGGATCCGAAATCGCCGATCGCGGGGATGCCGATCCTGGAGGCCTATAAAGCCAAGAGCATCATCGTCAACAAGCGGTCGATGGCGTCGGGGTATGCGGGGCTGGACAACGATCTGTTCTATCAGCCGAACACGATGATGGTGTTCGGCGATGCGAAGAAGGTGATCGAGTCGATGGTGAAGGCGGTGGAGTAATCAGCGGCGGCCGAACATCATCAATTCGGCCAACAACATCCGCGCTGGTTTGACGGTATCCAGCGCCGCCAGCGCGAGCCCGAACAGGGGCTGCAGCGGCCCCGTATCCGCGAACACGCGCGCCATCGCATCCGTCGTGCGGATGATGGCGCCGCGGTCACGCGCACGCTCTTCCGCGAAGCGCGCCAGCGCGTCCGCGATGCCGTGATCCTGGTCGATCCCGCGTGCCAGCAGGCGCGCCAGCACGGCCGCATCGCGCAGGCCGAGATTCAAACCTTGTCCCGCGACCGGGTGCAAGGTCTGCGCCGCATTGCCGATGGCGACCGTGCGTGCGCTGAAACGCGGATCGGCATTCAGCCCGAGCGGAAACGCCGCCCGTTCCGAGGCGCGCGTAAAGGTGCCGAGACGTTCGCCGAATGCGTCGCCCAGCTGGCGCAGGAAGTCGGCTTCGCCCAGGTCCAGCAGCTGCTGCGCACGTTCCGGCCGCACGCACCACACGAGCGCATATTGATGGCCGTCCGCGCCGTCCTGCGGCAGCAGCGCGAGCGGGCCCTCGTCCGTAAAGCGTTCGAAGGCGCGGTGCGGGATCGGCTGGCTCGTCGACACGCGTGCGATGACGGCAGTCTGCGCGTAGTCGCGCCGCTGGGTGCGTTCCGCCTGTTCGCCGAACACGCCGCCCTCGGCCTGCACGGCCACCTTCGCATGCAGCTTGCGTCCATCGTCCAGGTCGAGCACGACGCCGTCGCGGTCTTCGTGCAATGCCGCCACGCGCACGGGCCGCAAGCTCTGCACGCCCGCGCGGTCGCAGGCGCGCACCAGCGCGTCGACGACGTCGCCGTAGCGCGCCACATAGCCCAGCGCGTCGAGATCGTGTTCGGCACGGTCCATCATGCTGCGGCCCAGGTGACCGCGGCGCGACACGTGGATCTGGTGGATCGGTGTCGCGTGCGGCTGCACGTTGGCCCAGGCGCCCACGTCGACCAGCAGCTGGCGGCTGCCCCACGACAGCGCGATCGAGCGCGGGTCCGAGATCGCCTGGCCCAGCGCCTTCGCATCCACGAGCGCGATGCGCTTCGGCTCGACGCCGCGGCGCGCCATCAGCGCGGCCAGCGCGAGGCCGACCGGTCCCGCGCCGCAGATCGCGACATCGACGTGCAGATCCAGATCTTCAGCCATGCGCCGTCCCCACGATCGCCTCGATCTCGGCCACCGTCTTCGGCGCGGACGCCGTCAGCAGGCGATAACCGTCCTGCGTCACGACGACGTCGTCCTCGATGCGGATGCCGATGTGCCAGAAGCGTTCCGGCACGCCGTCCGCCGGGCGCACGTAGATGCCCGGTTCCACGGTCACGACCATGCCCTCTTGCAGCGGCCGCGAAGGTTTTTCGGGCACGGTCACGTCGCGGTAAGCACCCACGTCGTGCACGTCCATGCCGAGCCAGTGGCCCGTGCCGTGCATGTAGAACGGGACGTGGGCCTTGTTTGCGATGGCGTCGTCGACGGTGGCATGGTTCGATATCAGGCCCAGGTCCAGCATGCCCTGCACGAGCACGCGCAGCGCCGCTTCGTGGAAGGCGCTGTACGGCCGGCCCGGCGCGATGGCGGCAAAGGCGGCGTCCTGCGCGGCCAGTACCAGTTCGTACAGCGTGCGCTGGGCGTCCGTGAACCGGCCATTCACCGGGAACGTGCGGGTGATGTCGGATGCGTAGCCATCGAGCTCGCAGCCGGCGTCGATCAGCACAAGGTCGCCGTCCTGCATCTGCCGGTCGTTGACGTTGTAGTGCAGGATGCAGGCGTTCGGGCCGGACGCCACGATCGGCGTGTAGGCCGGGAACTGGGCGCCGTGCTTGCGGAAGGCGTACAGCAGTTCCGCTTCCAGTTCGTACTCGAACATGCCGGGCTTTGCCGCGCGCATCGCGCGGGCGTGCGCGCCGCCCGAGATCTCGCCGGCGCGCAGCATCAGCGCCTGTTCGTCGGCGTCCTTGATCAACCGCATCTCGTCCAGCAGCGGCACCAGGTTGACGAACGTGTCGGGCGCCGTCGTGCCGGTGCGGCCTTGCGCGCGCACGGCCTTGATCCAGCCCGTCACCTGCGCATCGAGGGCGGCGTTCGACGCCACCGCGTAGTACAGCGCGGGCGCGTTGGCGAGGATGCGCGGCATGTGCGTATCCAGTTCGCCGATGGGGTAGGCGTCGTCGACGCCGAACGCCGTGCGCGCCGCTTCCGGGCCGTGGCGGTAGCCGTCCCAGATCTCGCGCTCGACGTTCTTCTCGCGGCAGAACAGGATGGAACGGGCCGGTTTGTCGTCCGTTGCCGCGACGAGTACCAGCACGCTTTCCGGCTCCGTGAAGCCGGTCAGGTAGTAGAACGAACTGTCGTGGCGGTACGGGTAGTCGCTGTCGCCGTTGCGCAGGACTTCCGGTGCGGTATGCAGCACGGCGACGGCGCCCGGCTGCATCTGCGCGGCCAGGCGCGCGCGTCGTGCGGCGTAATCCATCAGGCGCCCGCCTTCAAAACGGAGCCGGGCGGCGCGTTGAGTTCTTCGAGCTGGCGCACGGTGCCGACGTTGACCCACTGGCCGTCGTAGATCTCGCCGCCCACGCGACCCTGGTCAATGAACTTGCGCATCAGCGGGCCGAATTTCAGGAACTCGCCAGCCTTGATCCCGTCAAACATTTCAGGACGATAGACACCGATGCCGGCGAAATTCCACTTCGGGCTGCCCTCGTTGGACAAGGTGTACATCGTCAGGCCGAAGTCGCCGTCCGGGTTGTGCCACGGGTTCGGCGTCAGGTACAGCCAGGCGATGTCGCGCTTTTCGGGCGGGATGACTTGGCCGACGGCGTCGACGTCCTTGAGCGCATCGAGGACCTGTTCGAAGTCGAAGTAGGGCGCGTAGATGTCGCCGGAGACGGCCAGGAACGGTTCGTCGCCGAGCAGGTGCAGCGCGTTGGCGATGCCGCCGGCCGTTTCCAGCGGCGTCGGCTCGTGCGAGTAGACGATGCGCGCGCCGTAGCGGCTGCCGTCGCCCAGTTCTTCCTCGATCATGTGGCCGAGGTGGGAATGGTTGATGACGATGTCCTTGATACCGGCGCGCACGAGGTTCAGCACGTGCCAGGTGATGAGAGGACGGCCCCGCACCTTGAGCAGGGGCTTGGGGCAGGTGTCGGTCAGCGGACGCATCCGCTCGCCGCGGCCGGCGGCGAAGATCATGGCTTTCATCGGCTTGTCTTCAGAAGGTGTAGCCGACCTGCGGCGCCTTGTCCTCGAGCGCGTCGAGCAGGCGCAGGAGCGGCTTGAGTTCGGTGTAGCGGTTGGCGGTCTTGCGCACGTAGTCCATCACCGTGGGCAGGTCGCCCATGTAGTTGGATTTGCCGTCGCGGTAGTTCAGGCGGCAGAAGATGCCGAGGATTTTCAGATGGCGCTGCAGGGCCATGTATTCGAAGTCGCGGTAGAACGCGTCGATGTCCGGATTGACGGGCAGGCCGACCTGCTTCGCGCTTTGCCAGTAACGCACGACCCAGTCCAGCACGAATTCCTCGTCCCACTGGATGTAGGCGTCGCGCAGCAGCGAGGCCAGGTCGTAGGTGACGGGGCCGAAGACGGCGTCCTGGAAATCCAGCACGCCCGGGTTGCCCTGGTCGAGGAACATCAGGTTGCGCGAATGGAAATCGCGGTGCATGTAAACCTGCTGTTGCGCCAGCACGTTCGCCGTGATCGCCTCGAACACCTTGTCCAGCTGGGCGCGCTGGATGTCGTTCAGCTGCGCGCCCAGGTGACGCTCGATGAACCATTCGGGGAAGATGTTCAGTTCGCGCAGCACGAACGCGCGGTCGAATTCCGGCAGCACGCCGGCCTGGCTGGCCATCTGGAACTTGATGAGGGCGTCGATGGCGTCCGAGTACATGAACGGGGCGTTGTCGACGTCCAGGCGTTGCAGGTAGGTCGTCGTGCCGAGGTCGGACAGCACCAGGAAGCCGGCTTCCACGTTGCGGGCCACGATGGCGGGCACGGTGACGCCGGCGTCGCGCAGCAGGCCGTCGACGTGGATAAAGGCCGGCACGTTTTCGCGCTCCGGCGGGGCGTCCATGGCGATGAGCGTATCACCCAGCTTGTCGCGTAGCGCCGGCACAACATCGAGGCGGAAGTAACGGCGGAAACTCGCATCGGCCGACGCGGGGCGCAGGCTGGCGACGTCGACCAGGTCCAGCGAGACGAGCCATTCGGTCAGCTGGGCGAGGCGGGCATCCTTGTCAGAGGCGGAGGGAACGTGTTGAGGCGAAGAAGACATGAAGCGTCCCGGTGAACGGGTTGGTGACTGGAGTTGTAAGTTTGCCCATGCAATCGGGCAGGGGCGGTTCGGGTGTAATGATACGCCATTTCCCTGTGCGTCGGACTATCCGGGGCCGAGGTGGGAAAGATCCCATTGTTAAAATTGTATCTATCGGTAAAAATCATTTCCCTTTGAAAATCAAAGGGTTATGGTCTGCCGTCGCGATCAGGGATCATTACCGCTGGGCCGACTAACGCGACCGTGCCGCACGAATTCCCCTATAATAAGGGATTCAATCCAAACAATCGCCCTCCATGGTGCAACGCGATCTTTCATGAGCTGGATGACGGCCCTACCTTTCCCGCCGCGGCGAATTGCCGCCGCTGTGTCCGCCCTCGTGGCCGTGGCCACGGGACCGCTGTATGCTCAGACGGCGACACCGGCGTCCCCCGCCCCGACGAGCAGGACCTGCCGATCACGATGCGCGCCGAGGAGTTCGACGGCCGTCCGGACCGCATCCTGAACATGGTGCGCAACGTCGAGATCACGCGCGGCGCCACCGGCGTCACGGCGGACACGGCGTGCTACCGCCGCGTCGACGACGAGGTCACGGCGGAAGGCCACATCACGATGTGGCGCTTCGGCGACCGCTACAAGGGCGACGCACTGCAGCTGAACCTGGAAACGGGTAAAGGCTGGGTGCTGCACCCCGAATATCGCCTGGCGCTGAACAATGCGCAGGGCAAGGCGCAGCGCATCAACTTCCTGGGCGAGGACCAGGCCGTCGTCGTCGACGGCACGTACAGCACGTGCGAAGGCCCCGATCCGGACTGGTATCTTAAATCCAGCACGTTGCGCCTGGACCAGGGCCGCGACGTCGGCACGGCCGGCAAGACGATCATCTATTTCAAGGACGTGCCCATCATCGGCCTGCCCGCGATGTCGTTCTCGCTGTCCGGCGCGCGCCGCTCCGGCTGGCTGCCGCCCACGCTCGGCGCCGGTTCCAAGGGCTCGGCCGAACTGATGGTGCCGTATTACTTCAACATCGCGCCCAACCGCGACCTGACGGTGTTCCCGCGCTACATCTTCGCGCGCGGCCTGCAGCTGGGCGCGACGGGACGCTACCTGGGCGAGACGGACCGCGGCCCGTACCACGGCGAGACGCACGTCGAATATCTCGCCAACGACCGGCTGGCGCACCGCAACCGCTGGTGGGTCGACACGCTGCACAACCAGTTCCTGGCGCCCAACTGGACGTACGGCTGGAATGCGCACGCGGCGTCCGACAACGAATACCCGTCCGACTTCTCGCGCACCGTCGCGGCCAGTGCGGAGCGCCAGCTGCTGCGCGAGCTGCGCACCGACTACTACGGCAAGTACTGGAACCTGACGGCCCGCGTGCAGAGCTACCAGGTGCTGCAGGACCCGGGCGCCGTCGCGAATCCGGACCTGACCGTGGCCACGCCGTACAACCGCCTGCCGACGATTAACTTCCACGCCGGCCGCTACGACGTGCTGGGCGGCTTCGACTGGGCGGTGGACGCGGAAGCCACGCGCTTCACGCACCCGGACGACAAGCAGGTGCAGGGCGACCGTGCCAACATGGTGGCGCAGGTGAGCTATCCGTGGGTGCATCCGGGCTGGTTCGTCACGCCCAAGCTGATGCTGCACGCGACCCAGTACAACCTGACGCACAACGCCGTCGGCGCGGACGACAAGATCTCGCGCGTGCTGCCCACGTTCTCGCTGGACAGCGGCCTCGTGTTCGAGCGCAAGTCGTCGCTGTTCGGGCCGGACGGCACGCAGACCCTGGAACCGCGCCTGTTCTACGTGCGCACGCCGTACAAGGACCAGGCCGACATCCCGAACTTCGACACGGGCATCGCGGGCTTCAACTATGCCCAGCTGTTCACGGAAAACCGCTTCGTCGGCGCCGACAAGGTGTCGGATGCGAACCAGTTGACGGCGGCGATCGTCTCGCGCTTCATCGAGTCCAACGGCGCCGAGCGCCTGCGCCTCGCGGTCGGCAGCCGCTATTACTTCGCCGATCCGCGCGTGCGCCTGAACGCGAACGAGCAAAGCAACCAGAAGCGGTCGGACGCGCTGGTGGCGGCGTCGGGCCGCATTTCGGAGTCGTGGACCTTCGACAGCGGCGTACAATACGATGCACAGGCGCGCAGCCTGTACAGCTCGAACGTCGGGATGCAGTGGCAGCCGGCCCCGATGAAGGTGTTGAACGTCGAATACCGCTTCCAGCGCGACACCTTCGGCCTCGCCAACGGCTTCCGCAACGCCGACGTCTCCGGCCAGTGGCCGCTGTCGCAACGCTGGTATGGCGTGAGCCGGGTCAGCTACTCGGTGCGCGACCGCAAGCTGCTCGAGAGCCTCGTGGGGCTCGAGTACAAGGCGGATTGCTGGGTGTTCCGCATGGGCGCGCAGCGTTTCGTGACGGCCGCGCAGACCGTCTCGACGACGAGCTTCTTCCAGCTCGAGCTGAACGGCCTGTCGCGCCTGGGCTTCGGTAACGCGCTGGACACTTTCAACAAGAGCATTCCCGGCTACACCCGGCTGAACACCAACGTCGGCCGCCCCTGACCGGGCCATGGACAACCAGATACCTGAAATGAGTGCTTCCCTGAATATGCGTACTACCCGTCTGTCTCCGCTCCGCCCGCACCAGATCAAGCTCGCGGCGGTGCTGCTGTGCGCCCTCGCCACCGGCGATGTCCTGGCCCAGGCCAAGCCGGCGGCTCCTGCCGCGGCTGCACCATCCACCGGAGCGCCGGCCGCCAAGCCGGGCACCGGCTTCCTGCCGCCGGCGTCGAGCAGCGCCCACGTCATCGATTCCGTGTACGTGATCGTCAACGACGAAGTCATCACCAAGCGCGAAGTCGAGCAGCGCATGGCCGAGATCACCCAGCGCCTGAAGGCGCAGGGTGCCCAGATGCCGGCCGAGGAAGACCTGCGCCGCCAGGTCGTCGAGGCGATGATCACCGAACGCGCCCAGCTCCAGCTGGCCAAGGAAATGGGCGTGCGCGTCGACGACACGACGCTCGACCGCGCCATCGGCCGCATCGCCGAGAACCAGAAGATGACCGTGCAGGACATGCGCAACGCGATGGAGAAGGACGGCCTGGCGTTCTCCCAGTTCCGCGAGCAGATCCGCAACGAGATCATGATGCAGCGCCTGATCGAGCATGAAGTCGACAGCAAGATCCAGGTGACGGACGCCGAGATCGACACGTACATGGCCGCCGAGAAGGCCGCCGCCGCCGA includes:
- a CDS encoding NUDIX hydrolase: MTHTFRPSVTVAAIIERDGRFLLIEEETSDGIRLNQPAGHLDPHESLEQAVIREAMEETAHEFIPEALVGMYLSRYHSKSRGHDVTYLRFTFCGKAGRQYDQALDHGILRTLWLTRDELAACQERHRSPIVLRCVDDYLAGKRTPLELLYTDHSVFDGGLTIKPDVT
- a CDS encoding Re/Si-specific NAD(P)(+) transhydrogenase subunit alpha, which produces MRIGVPAETRPGETRVAATPETVKKLAAQHEVIVQSGAGVHASVIDDAYVAAGARIGTAAEALGADLVLKVRSPNAEERALMTPGAALVGMLNPFDTDNLAALAQQRITSFALEAAPRITRAQSMDVLSSQANIAGYKAVITAANAYGRFMPMLMTAAGTVKAARVLIMGVGVAGLQAIATAKRLGAVIEASDVRPPVKEQVESLGAKFIDVPFLTDEEREIAKGVGGYARPMPADWMRRQAELVHERAKLADIVITTALIPGRKAPVLISEETVRAMKPGSVIVDMAIEQGGNCPLTELDKTVVKHGVTIIGEPNLPALVAADASALYARNVLDFLKLVIDKDGKLVIDREDEIVRAVLVAIDGDVLRKAA
- a CDS encoding NAD(P) transhydrogenase subunit alpha encodes the protein MEISHTIINLIIFVLAIYVGYHVVWTVTPALHTPLMAVTNAVSAIIIVGAMLAAGLTEGLTGQIAGTIAVALAAVNVFGGFLVTQRMLEMFKKKEPKAKPMPNAKDAADAVHAKEAA
- a CDS encoding NAD(P)(+) transhydrogenase (Re/Si-specific) subunit beta, which translates into the protein MNMISMNVVTLLYLVASVCFIQALKGLSSPSTARMGNAFGMTGMGIAVITTIALMFKLKEQMQTGGMGFGLVLLGVVVGGAIGAIAAKRVEMTKMPELVAAMHSLIGLAAVCIAIAAVSEPWAFNIAARGEGLPFGNRLELFIGTFVGAVTFSGSVIAFGKLAGKYKFRLFQGAPVRYPGQHMINLIVALAIVGLGLVFCFSDGAAPAWTPYIVMAVLSFVLGVLIIIPIGGADMPVVVSMLNSYSGWAAAGIGFSLNNSMLIIAGSLVGSSGAILSYIMCKAMNRSFFNVILGGFGGEAAAADTGGAKEQRPVKSGSPEDAAFILQNAESVIIVPGYGLAVARAQHTVKELVDKLTEHGVQVRYAIHPVAGRMPGHMNVLLAEAEVPYDQVAEMEDINGEFGQTDVVLVLGANDVVNPAAKDPKSPIAGMPILEAYKAKSIIVNKRSMASGYAGLDNDLFYQPNTMMVFGDAKKVIESMVKAVE
- a CDS encoding FAD-dependent monooxygenase translates to MAEDLDLHVDVAICGAGPVGLALAALMARRGVEPKRIALVDAKALGQAISDPRSIALSWGSRQLLVDVGAWANVQPHATPIHQIHVSRRGHLGRSMMDRAEHDLDALGYVARYGDVVDALVRACDRAGVQSLRPVRVAALHEDRDGVVLDLDDGRKLHAKVAVQAEGGVFGEQAERTQRRDYAQTAVIARVSTSQPIPHRAFERFTDEGPLALLPQDGADGHQYALVWCVRPERAQQLLDLGEADFLRQLGDAFGERLGTFTRASERAAFPLGLNADPRFSARTVAIGNAAQTLHPVAGQGLNLGLRDAAVLARLLARGIDQDHGIADALARFAEERARDRGAIIRTTDAMARVFADTGPLQPLFGLALAALDTVKPARMLLAELMMFGRR
- the pepP gene encoding Xaa-Pro aminopeptidase codes for the protein MDYAARRARLAAQMQPGAVAVLHTAPEVLRNGDSDYPYRHDSSFYYLTGFTEPESVLVLVAATDDKPARSILFCREKNVEREIWDGYRHGPEAARTAFGVDDAYPIGELDTHMPRILANAPALYYAVASNAALDAQVTGWIKAVRAQGRTGTTAPDTFVNLVPLLDEMRLIKDADEQALMLRAGEISGGAHARAMRAAKPGMFEYELEAELLYAFRKHGAQFPAYTPIVASGPNACILHYNVNDRQMQDGDLVLIDAGCELDGYASDITRTFPVNGRFTDAQRTLYELVLAAQDAAFAAIAPGRPYSAFHEAALRVLVQGMLDLGLISNHATVDDAIANKAHVPFYMHGTGHWLGMDVHDVGAYRDVTVPEKPSRPLQEGMVVTVEPGIYVRPADGVPERFWHIGIRIEDDVVVTQDGYRLLTASAPKTVAEIEAIVGTAHG
- the murU gene encoding N-acetylmuramate alpha-1-phosphate uridylyltransferase MurU is translated as MKAMIFAAGRGERMRPLTDTCPKPLLKVRGRPLITWHVLNLVRAGIKDIVINHSHLGHMIEEELGDGSRYGARIVYSHEPTPLETAGGIANALHLLGDEPFLAVSGDIYAPYFDFEQVLDALKDVDAVGQVIPPEKRDIAWLYLTPNPWHNPDGDFGLTMYTLSNEGSPKWNFAGIGVYRPEMFDGIKAGEFLKFGPLMRKFIDQGRVGGEIYDGQWVNVGTVRQLEELNAPPGSVLKAGA
- a CDS encoding aminoglycoside phosphotransferase family protein — encoded protein: MSSSPQHVPSASDKDARLAQLTEWLVSLDLVDVASLRPASADASFRRYFRLDVVPALRDKLGDTLIAMDAPPERENVPAFIHVDGLLRDAGVTVPAIVARNVEAGFLVLSDLGTTTYLQRLDVDNAPFMYSDAIDALIKFQMASQAGVLPEFDRAFVLRELNIFPEWFIERHLGAQLNDIQRAQLDKVFEAITANVLAQQQVYMHRDFHSRNLMFLDQGNPGVLDFQDAVFGPVTYDLASLLRDAYIQWDEEFVLDWVVRYWQSAKQVGLPVNPDIDAFYRDFEYMALQRHLKILGIFCRLNYRDGKSNYMGDLPTVMDYVRKTANRYTELKPLLRLLDALEDKAPQVGYTF
- a CDS encoding LPS-assembly protein LptD gives rise to the protein MRAEEFDGRPDRILNMVRNVEITRGATGVTADTACYRRVDDEVTAEGHITMWRFGDRYKGDALQLNLETGKGWVLHPEYRLALNNAQGKAQRINFLGEDQAVVVDGTYSTCEGPDPDWYLKSSTLRLDQGRDVGTAGKTIIYFKDVPIIGLPAMSFSLSGARRSGWLPPTLGAGSKGSAELMVPYYFNIAPNRDLTVFPRYIFARGLQLGATGRYLGETDRGPYHGETHVEYLANDRLAHRNRWWVDTLHNQFLAPNWTYGWNAHAASDNEYPSDFSRTVAASAERQLLRELRTDYYGKYWNLTARVQSYQVLQDPGAVANPDLTVATPYNRLPTINFHAGRYDVLGGFDWAVDAEATRFTHPDDKQVQGDRANMVAQVSYPWVHPGWFVTPKLMLHATQYNLTHNAVGADDKISRVLPTFSLDSGLVFERKSSLFGPDGTQTLEPRLFYVRTPYKDQADIPNFDTGIAGFNYAQLFTENRFVGADKVSDANQLTAAIVSRFIESNGAERLRLAVGSRYYFADPRVRLNANEQSNQKRSDALVAASGRISESWTFDSGVQYDAQARSLYSSNVGMQWQPAPMKVLNVEYRFQRDTFGLANGFRNADVSGQWPLSQRWYGVSRVSYSVRDRKLLESLVGLEYKADCWVFRMGAQRFVTAAQTVSTTSFFQLELNGLSRLGFGNALDTFNKSIPGYTRLNTNVGRP